ATTTCCTCCAGACAGATGGCTTGTGCAGCTAGTTGTAAAATATCCTCATCGTTCAATTTCGGCTTTCCGCGTTTATATTCAACCGGATATGCGATGTATTTCCCTTCGGATCCACTAATTTCAACACCGCTGTCGTTTCTTATAAACTCCACCACATCGCATATACCTGATATTTTAAGGTTCTCTGACCTCACAGGCATTGCGCGAACGATAAGCTTATCACCCCGTTTCTCTCTTGTGAACGGCTGATCGGCATTTCGATGAAGGTACTTTCCCACGATGGTTCTGACGTTTTCTTCCCATTGCTGTTCAATATGGATTAATGCCCACTGCCGTTTACAAAATTGAAAATGTTGTATACCGGACAACATTAAATAATCATCGTCTTCCTTATTGTCCATCTATGATCTCTACCTTCAAACCTTCCAAAGGCTGAACAGCAAACTTGTAATCTTTGAAGGACTTTGGTTCCTCTACGAGTCTTTCAACCGTTAAAGACCGATGTACTTTGGCCGAAGAATACTGCCCGAGCTTGGAATTGTGTTCCCACCAATACACGGTGTGGACTTCCATGCTTCCTTCCGGTCTGGCTGACGACGCGTCGTTTTCGAATAAGGAAACTAGCGCATTCTTAAATTTCTCAGCATCTTCATTCGTAAATCCGGTTTTCTCAGCCAGCTGTGGATTTATACTGCCATAAAAGACGTAGACACCCGAATCTACACGATGCTTCATACCCATCGTATCCGAACCTTTTGCCGCACCCGGCTCGGAATTGACGCTTTTCGTAATTTGCAGGCTGGTAATGTCAATCGGATCGATACTGGTTGCAGTATGAATGGAAACCGGACCCCGTATTCCAACAGAGACACCTGATCCCTTATCAGCTTTGAACGCAAATACCTGGCCAAAGCATCGGACATCTAACCATGTCCGGCAAGCGATGTTGGCAAACTCATCGCCAGAACCTGTTTTAGACTTCAAAATTTTCTCCAGTTCGGGATTCGCCTCTGCACGCTCTCTTAAACTATTGTATGAATCGGACTTGCGATCGTTGGATTGGACAAAGATAGCTTCGCCCATATCCTGCAGACGGTTTCTAATTTTCCGTTTCAGCGCAACATCGGATATCTCACCATAGCCATCGTAGTTTTGCCGCGGCCGATTGCCATTCAATGGATCACCATTCGGATTAGCCTTGGTTACGGATAACACAACTGCAAAATCAATTTTACGATCTAAAGTCGCCATATCGATCTCTCCTTTTTTAATTCGATGCTTCCACTACATCATGATTTTCTTTCTTCTGATAAAGTTCGTGCCGCTGACTATAAAATCCAAGCAAGTACAAACCCGATAATGGCTTATTATTAAACTGATCTACCGGAATTCGTGAAGCTACTTCATCAATAATTTTAGAGTAATAGGTTCCCTTCTTTCCAAGTCGGGCTTGGTAAGGCTGCAAGCAGTCCTGGATGGTTTTCCAGGTTCTTGCCGGGCGATTGGAAAAAGCGTTCATATAACGAATAGCATTGGTGGATCGGTTCTCATCGACGCTGTCTAACACACGTCTTTCCAAAACATCGGCGACAGCCAATAAACGGCCGAATAAGTAGTCACGGTTATTATTGTCCGTATCTAATGCCACATTGAATCCCTCCTGTCTGTTGATTAACGCGCATGTAATGCTGAGCGTCTTCTCCCATTCCCATTTCTCCATCGATACGGGGTTGGACGCACGGTGATAAGCACTGGTTACAATGTCTAACGGAATCTTCCGATCATCGATAATACATGGCAGTATTCGCTCCATTAGTCCTTTGACAGTTTTGTCGCTTGCTCTTGGCCCGTAAGCAGCAAAAGCGATATCCTTCGTAGCCGGCGCCCCGAAAAATTGCACAAATTCACCATTGTCATTCTTACGATACCGATGTAACCACGCACAGGTTGAATGCCATTTGGCAAGCCGGTCGAGGTAGAGCTCCTTGTCCATATTCCGATAGTACAGCACCGCCATACGCCCTGTTGTAGCCGAATCCAGTACCAAAATGTTCACATTCGCCTTTGACGACAACCGATTTCTATATCCGTCTAACGCTTTTGCCACTTCATCGGCGAACTCTTGATTGGTAAACGATATTCTCTCCTTGGTTGTAACAGGTGTTGGGTCTATGGAAAAATAATCCTCGGTAAGTCCCGGAACCTCAAGTTCATCATTGGCCCATACTAGAAACACACGCTGATCAATAATTTTCCCCTGGCGATTAATGAGCCATTTCAAGGCATTATGGGCTTTTTGTGAAACTTCATAACTGATGCTTGCCGCTTCATGGCTAAGATTAAACCTCCCTCGAAAGGTAAAGCCGCTTTTGTCATTCGCCGAGATTAATTTGGCTTTATCTGCCGCATTTCTAATTTTATTCGCATGCTTGTCCGTACTTGGTAGCAATCTTCCCGTGACATAACAGAGATCCTCAACGCCTAACCGACTGCTGTAAAATCGGATGAAAGAATCGCATATCTCCTGATCCTTCCATACCTTTGTCAATATCTTTGTAGGAGAATAGACGTTAAAACGAACGAACGCACTGGTTTGCTCTCCACTAATAACAGAGAATATAGGCGGTTTCGCACCATACATAGCCTCGGCATTTTTGTCCCACTTGTCGATGAGTCGACCCGCGGCGTCCAAATATAAAATCTTGTGTTCAACTAAGTCCCGAATGAGCTGTCCTTTGCTCAAATAGTGATAAATGCTCTTTACCTTGGCGACAGCATATGGAGAATTCGCCCAATCTTCCAGCTGTTTGATGTAATATGTATAGGGCTCTTCTTTTTTAATTTCCCCGCCGTATGCCGCATAATCTCCCGCTACATAACTTAATTTATCATGCAGAGGATAGGGCGCAATGACGGCACCTGCGCGGCTTGCAGATTCTTCAGTACACGGAATCAAAGTGCTCGCATCACTCTTGTCAATCACACTCGCTGAATGAAATTCGCCATCTTCTGTTATCTCTACTTCGATGTGCGCATTTTGCGTTGTGTGGGAAACAGGAAGCAGCGTGTATTCTTGATCGTTATGTTTTTTTTCAATCTTGCCAACAAGGTCCAAATTCGATTCAAATGTTTCATACAAATTTAATAGCCAACTCATGGATTCCTCCCCTCCTCCAATTGTGTGAGCAGCTCATCCGCCGATACAACATTTGTTTCATCGAAATGCTTCGGCTCCATATCCTTAATCATGCGAACCTGCGTGCACTGTTCGGGTCTAATAAATTGGATCACTCCATCCTTCATGACCGGATTCCATAGACGCACTTCCAAATGGTTCCTGCCTGTTTCATCCGGATAATTCAAGCCATGAACCATGCTCCCCAGATGAAGCTCGCCATAGCCGTCATAAAACCCTTTCCCTTCTCCAAATACGCAAGGTTCAACATAAGCCTGACATTCCCTGGCTCCAAGAAAAATGTCTCTGCGACCACCAGCCTGGAGCGAACGTTTCAGGATATTGTGGTGCTTATGTTCGTTGCGGTCGTAGGCCATTTCCGGACGATTCATGTTGAACTCAAAATGGGCACGTACCTGGTAGCGAACATCTCTCAAATACGTATAGTTGGCAAGCGTATTTCCTCCACCGTACTCAATTGGACGAATACCCTTGGATTCCATACGGATCGGGTTCATGATACGGACTTCATCGACGACCATGATCAATGTCGGCTTCCAATATATGGACTCTAGTATTCCCTTAAGCGCTTGATAAGTAGGCACTTGGTAGGAAAGCTTTTCCCCGCCAAGCTTAGTCAACGGGTCGGTAAATAACGCATACTCTCCATAAACAACAAATTCTATCGAATTCCTCATCATCTCACCTCCTTCCCATCCAACTTTTCTGACAATTCCATATTACGCCAATTCCAATTCACAGTCAAATGCTTTACACATTATATGAATTTACCTTTGAATAGTGTGCATGATATAATGAATCGTCGCTATGTGCATAGCGTGGATTGAAAAATATAGTGTGTGAAGCAGAAACCTATCCTTAGATAAAGATAGGTTTCTCGTCATCCTCAAAACATGCTCAAATCAAACCCGCTGTTATTTTCGAGATCAAGGCCGTACTCCCCACTATAAGCACTTTCCTTCAGCGCTAATATTTTCCCATCAAGCAGACTTACCAACCCATTATTCTTCTCCAGTTGCTCCCGTTCCCAGGTAAACAGATTGATAGAATATTGTTGGGCCTTGCGCAGCAAGCGTGATAGATCCTCAATCGTTTCATTGCCGTTCAGCTGCGCAATAATGTCTTTGCCTTCATCGCCATAAGGGACAATAACAGATGTCGTATGGTCATCAATAACATGAAAGTTTTCTGCTGCGGTTCGATAACTATTCACGATAAATAATGGCAGGCTTTCCTTCTTATCCTGTGAATAGGCTATATTATACGAGTTGTGTTTCCTATCAGACGCCAATAACTCTATCATTTCCTTCTTTAATTTCCGTATATAATAATTCAAACTCGAACTGAACTCTGTATAAAACTCCTTAAAATACCTTTCCATTGCCTGAGCAGATAAAATATTGCCGCCATGATGGTTCTGATCGCGCTTGAGATCGACGAGAATCCGCTTGGACAGTTTTTTCCCAACTTTTATTTCCTGCAAATGATCCAGATTCTCCTCTACATGATCAATAACATAAACCTCCTGAATCTCCTGCTCCCCATGACGGTTGCATCTGCCGGCAGCTTGGGCAATGGAATCCAGTCCCGCCAAAGAGCGAATCACACAATCAAAGCTTACATCTACTCCGGCTTCGATCAATTGGGTGCTGATGCATATGACTTTTTCATTATTCACAAGATGTTCTCTCACTTGTCCCAAAATGTGATTCCGATGCGCGGCGCACATCGATGTGCTTAAGTGATAAACGGGCACATCACTCCCTTCCATTTGACGGTATAACCTCTTCACAACCGTTTTCGTATTCAAAATAACAAGCACACTCTGAACCTCGCCTATTTTCTCCACTATAAAATCGGCAAGCTTGTCATTGTTAAACGTCTCTTCCGTTGCTTTATCGACTATTTCCACCCGTTTAAATGCTTCAATTACGCGATCAAGGTTCTGAATGATTTCAGCGTCCGCGTTTATTTCCAGCTTATGCTCGACAAAATCCAGAGCGGGCTGAGTTGCGGTGCAAAGAATGAGGCTGGAATGGCCATAAGTTTTCAAAAAATTCAGCGTCTGATTAAATAGCGATATGCATTTGGTTGGAACCTTCTGCACCTCGTCAAAAATAATGACCGACTCGCTTAAATTATGAAGCCTCCGTATATTCCTGCTGCCTTTGGCATAGAACACGTTCAAAAACTGCACCATCGTCGTAAAAATAATCGGTGAATCCCAGTTATCCTTGGCCAACTTTAACTTTTGTTGCGTATTGATTATGCCATCTTCGTTCTCGTCGTCATCATCCAAATCATCGATGACGTTTGAATGGTGCTCGAGAATATGTCCGTCATCCATTAAAATTTTGCGTACTTCTTCTGCGTTTTGTTCTATTATCGTTGTGTACGGGACTACATACACGATGTGCTTTTTGTTATACAGGCCGGCATGCTTAAGCGCATATCTTAAACTTGCTAATGTCTTACCGCCGCCAGTTGGAATCGATAACGTATAGATCCCCGATGGCTTCTCCGCAAACCGGCCGCACTGATCCGACATTTCTCTCCTAAGCGCATTTATTTGTGTTTTTGCAGCGTCTTGAACTTGGTAGGAGTCAATCTTTTCCATCAGTTTTTCATAATATGCATCAAACAGCTCCTTGCGGCTCGGTTCCGGTTCCACGGTCTTATTTTCTTCAAATAATCTGGTGTTCGTTCGATCGGCATCTATCAAAGCGCTAAAAATAAATTTGGTTAAGAACATCAGCTTACTTTCACTATTCCCCGAATAGGGTTTCATCAGATAAGCTTCCAATTCATCTACTGCTTTAGAAACATATTGCTGAAATTCCGCCTCACTCATCACATGGTCAAAAAAGCACTGCTTCGACCTGTCAAACTCTTTTAATTCGAATTCGTTTTTTTGAACGCGTCTCAAGTAGGGTGACTCCAGATCCGGATTTAAAAAATCGTGAAGATAGGAATGGTGCGATATAATAGCGTTTCCAACGACTTCGGCCAGAATCCAATTAAGTCTGGAAGGAGCCCCTGTATGAAACAGTTGATATAATAACTTCCCCCCCGCCGTTGAATGGTCAACACTTCCTCTCTTCGGCGGAGAATCCGGATTTTTTACAGCTTCTATGATGTATTCTCTAAATTCATGGGTGTACTTACCCATATCATGAAGCATCCCTGCAAGACCTGCTATATGCCTGACTCCAACCTTCTCCCCGAATGATTCCGCCAAATCCTTTACTCCAAGCAAATGCTCCTCGACGCTCTGAATCTGTTTGTCACTTTCACGGATATGGGCGATGTACTTCATTATATCCCTCCTGATTCTTTAACTTTTTCTTAGCTGCATCAATTGAAGGCTAATTCATCCGCATCTGCGATTTTCTTCTCCGGCTTGCGGTCTCTAGCCTCGATAGCGACGGCAGCATCAATGAACCCTTCTTGAAAAGCTTTGCGGGTTAGTTTATCCTGCGTTTCTTGAAAGACTGCCGAATTCTGCAGTTTCTGGACCAACCGACTGTAGAAGGCTTCACTCGGAATTCAATCAGACCCCGTGAAACCACAGTCTATGCTGAATTCGACGCTCTGTTTCACTCGTTTTCGCCAGTCCTTAATAGTCGGAATTCGTTCCACCCGGAACGAACAGGGAAATAAGCATTGTGGCATATAGTTTAACTGAGTCGGTGGCGCCGTATATAGTCTTTTTGGATACCACCCTTAAGAACGGGATAATATCTAACGTTTCGAACAGAAGAGAATACGTCTCCTTGGGGGACATTTCCAACAATTCTTCCAAGGAAAACAAACTGTCTTGGCGAATCCTATACATCGGGAGTTCATCCTTTCATCTCGTGTGTATGGTAGCGGTACTAAACACTTCGAGATTTGGGGAGGCACTCCTTTTTCGATGCTCGGGAAATTCAGTTACAGCAAGGCTTCGAAAGTTATGAAATTGATTCAGCTATACTAAATATACACCATCCTACGGACAACAAGCTGTCAGGGAACGTTTGTTCCGAAAGCCAATCGGCCCCTGAAGACTGCTTCATCTACCACGTATGTTCACTAATTGAACCCAGAAAACTCAACGACTATCAGCTTGGCTTGCCCATTTTTCAAGGTTCGGATTCTTATCTTCAAATCGCACTTCAATACGATTTTGATTTGGGTAATCAGCCTAGCGGTAAAATCTGGTATTCCGTAAAAATAAACCCTTGCTAAAACACCCCCCCGCGAACCCGCATTCTTCCGTCCCCGCTTTTCCCCAATTAAAATAAAGTCTTGCACAACTCCCGCATTTTCTCGATTTTTGATTCCACTTGTTCTATCAGAACTTTATTCTTGTAAAAATAAAGTCGTGATAAAAAAACGGGCTTAAGGCTTGATCGGATGGGGTTTCCCCTTTTTCCTCTCTCCTTATTCCCGCTCTTTATCAAAATTTATTTTGATTTTGGCAACAGTTTATTATGGTTGGCAAGGGTTTATTATTTATCTACAATTTCAACGACATCGATACCACACACTCCACATGAAACGTATGCGGAAACATATCGACCGGTTGCACCTGCTGCGTCTGATACCCCCGATCCTCCAAATACCGAAGATCCCGCGCCAACGTACTCGGATTGCAGCTTACGTAGACGACTCGTTTCGGCTGCATATCGACAATCGTCTGCAGCAGCGCCTCGTCACACCCTTTGCGCGGCGGGTCCACGACAACCACATCTGCCCGCAGTCCCCGCTTCGCGTAAAGCTCCGGGATCACCTTTTCCGCCTGCCCTACCAGAAACTCCACATTCTCGATGCCATTCAAAGCCGCATTTTTCTTCGCGTCTTCAATTGCATCGGCCACCACTTCCACGCCCACGACCCGCTTCGCCTTCTGTGCCAGGAACAACGAGATCGTACCAATCCCGCAGTATGCGTCGATCACTGTTTCATCACCCGTCA
The sequence above is a segment of the Effusibacillus dendaii genome. Coding sequences within it:
- the cas4 gene encoding CRISPR-associated protein Cas4, whose protein sequence is MDNKEDDDYLMLSGIQHFQFCKRQWALIHIEQQWEENVRTIVGKYLHRNADQPFTREKRGDKLIVRAMPVRSENLKISGICDVVEFIRNDSGVEISGSEGKYIAYPVEYKRGKPKLNDEDILQLAAQAICLEEMLLCDIGTGYMFYNEIKHRVEVSLTADIKNKVKLIVAEMQDYYKRRHTPKVKTGPFCRSCSLQNICLPELMNKRTVRSYVEGKIKE
- the cas7c gene encoding type I-C CRISPR-associated protein Cas7/Csd2, which gives rise to MATLDRKIDFAVVLSVTKANPNGDPLNGNRPRQNYDGYGEISDVALKRKIRNRLQDMGEAIFVQSNDRKSDSYNSLRERAEANPELEKILKSKTGSGDEFANIACRTWLDVRCFGQVFAFKADKGSGVSVGIRGPVSIHTATSIDPIDITSLQITKSVNSEPGAAKGSDTMGMKHRVDSGVYVFYGSINPQLAEKTGFTNEDAEKFKNALVSLFENDASSARPEGSMEVHTVYWWEHNSKLGQYSSAKVHRSLTVERLVEEPKSFKDYKFAVQPLEGLKVEIIDGQ
- the cas8c gene encoding type I-C CRISPR-associated protein Cas8c/Csd1, whose product is MSWLLNLYETFESNLDLVGKIEKKHNDQEYTLLPVSHTTQNAHIEVEITEDGEFHSASVIDKSDASTLIPCTEESASRAGAVIAPYPLHDKLSYVAGDYAAYGGEIKKEEPYTYYIKQLEDWANSPYAVAKVKSIYHYLSKGQLIRDLVEHKILYLDAAGRLIDKWDKNAEAMYGAKPPIFSVISGEQTSAFVRFNVYSPTKILTKVWKDQEICDSFIRFYSSRLGVEDLCYVTGRLLPSTDKHANKIRNAADKAKLISANDKSGFTFRGRFNLSHEAASISYEVSQKAHNALKWLINRQGKIIDQRVFLVWANDELEVPGLTEDYFSIDPTPVTTKERISFTNQEFADEVAKALDGYRNRLSSKANVNILVLDSATTGRMAVLYYRNMDKELYLDRLAKWHSTCAWLHRYRKNDNGEFVQFFGAPATKDIAFAAYGPRASDKTVKGLMERILPCIIDDRKIPLDIVTSAYHRASNPVSMEKWEWEKTLSITCALINRQEGFNVALDTDNNNRDYLFGRLLAVADVLERRVLDSVDENRSTNAIRYMNAFSNRPARTWKTIQDCLQPYQARLGKKGTYYSKIIDEVASRIPVDQFNNKPLSGLYLLGFYSQRHELYQKKENHDVVEASN
- the cas5c gene encoding type I-C CRISPR-associated protein Cas5c, which encodes MRNSIEFVVYGEYALFTDPLTKLGGEKLSYQVPTYQALKGILESIYWKPTLIMVVDEVRIMNPIRMESKGIRPIEYGGGNTLANYTYLRDVRYQVRAHFEFNMNRPEMAYDRNEHKHHNILKRSLQAGGRRDIFLGARECQAYVEPCVFGEGKGFYDGYGELHLGSMVHGLNYPDETGRNHLEVRLWNPVMKDGVIQFIRPEQCTQVRMIKDMEPKHFDETNVVSADELLTQLEEGRNP
- the cas3 gene encoding CRISPR-associated helicase Cas3', with protein sequence MKYIAHIRESDKQIQSVEEHLLGVKDLAESFGEKVGVRHIAGLAGMLHDMGKYTHEFREYIIEAVKNPDSPPKRGSVDHSTAGGKLLYQLFHTGAPSRLNWILAEVVGNAIISHHSYLHDFLNPDLESPYLRRVQKNEFELKEFDRSKQCFFDHVMSEAEFQQYVSKAVDELEAYLMKPYSGNSESKLMFLTKFIFSALIDADRTNTRLFEENKTVEPEPSRKELFDAYYEKLMEKIDSYQVQDAAKTQINALRREMSDQCGRFAEKPSGIYTLSIPTGGGKTLASLRYALKHAGLYNKKHIVYVVPYTTIIEQNAEEVRKILMDDGHILEHHSNVIDDLDDDDENEDGIINTQQKLKLAKDNWDSPIIFTTMVQFLNVFYAKGSRNIRRLHNLSESVIIFDEVQKVPTKCISLFNQTLNFLKTYGHSSLILCTATQPALDFVEHKLEINADAEIIQNLDRVIEAFKRVEIVDKATEETFNNDKLADFIVEKIGEVQSVLVILNTKTVVKRLYRQMEGSDVPVYHLSTSMCAAHRNHILGQVREHLVNNEKVICISTQLIEAGVDVSFDCVIRSLAGLDSIAQAAGRCNRHGEQEIQEVYVIDHVEENLDHLQEIKVGKKLSKRILVDLKRDQNHHGGNILSAQAMERYFKEFYTEFSSSLNYYIRKLKKEMIELLASDRKHNSYNIAYSQDKKESLPLFIVNSYRTAAENFHVIDDHTTSVIVPYGDEGKDIIAQLNGNETIEDLSRLLRKAQQYSINLFTWEREQLEKNNGLVSLLDGKILALKESAYSGEYGLDLENNSGFDLSMF